The sequence TAACCCATTTTTATATTATTGAAACGCAATTACAAATCAACACTGAATGAATTTACCCTACTCAACTATCTTTGCTAAATAGTGTCCTGCTGCAATACCAGATAAAGCCGCGTTTTCCACTTTGCCGCCACTGTTTCCGGAAAGATAGCATAAGCCAAAGGCATCTCCACTAAGGAGCAGTGGGGCCCCATTTCCGATATCAAGATAAGGTTCACTTATGAGTTGATGAGCTTTCGCGAAGCGCCAGCGTTTAATCTGATACTCTAGCTCCTCAAGTGTATGGGTTCCTCCCTGAATGTTCTTTATGTAAGGCAATACATAGTTCCAAATATCGTCATCCGTATCATTGAAATGGCTCTCCGACCAATCGGAATCAAGATGGATCGTCCAGGAAGGGACCTCACTAATTCCTTTACTCCTATTTTCTGCTATCCATGAGATCATTCCCGGGAACGGTTCTCTCATATTCCCTACTAGAGGGAATCCCTTAGTCTCACCCATGCAGACCAGAACAGCAAGACATGGTTTATATTTCACTTTATGTAGTAGGCTGTTGATATCACTAGCGATTGAGATATCACCTGACTCAAGGATCGGAAACATTTGTGGAATTGGACAAGTCAGCAGCACAGATTTTGCTGTCCACTGCTGAGAAGTATTCGTACTGGTGTTTCTTGCTTGCACGATGTAGTCACCATCGAGAAGAGATATTCTTTCGACTACCGTTGAGCAATCCAATGGCTGCCGATAAGCCAAGCGTTTGGCAAGTTGACTCATGCCCCCTACTGCCGCGTATCTGGGGCGGTCTTTAGAATTCCAGGTTGTTATCCAACCCTTGATTAACCAACTTTCTATTATAGCCTGGAAGTTACCACTGTTTGCCGTAATAAACTGTGCCCCATGATCGAAATAACCTCCCGCTATCCGCCGTGTTGCCAATCGCCCACCAGGACTTTGACCTTTATCTATTATTTGCACACTGGCATTACTGTTATCCATAATCGTACTCGCAGCCATTAATCCGGAAATCCCAGCCCCCACGATCACAACATCCACATGTTTCATCATTTAACCTCCACCCTGCTATCGAAAATATTATATAATATAAATTCCCCAACTATTATTTTTCAGAGAGCATAAAGTGACATATAATGTTACTTATTTATCATAATTGTATAACATTCGTATAGTAATTGTAT comes from Paenibacillus sp. 19GGS1-52 and encodes:
- a CDS encoding FAD-dependent oxidoreductase gives rise to the protein MMKHVDVVIVGAGISGLMAASTIMDNSNASVQIIDKGQSPGGRLATRRIAGGYFDHGAQFITANSGNFQAIIESWLIKGWITTWNSKDRPRYAAVGGMSQLAKRLAYRQPLDCSTVVERISLLDGDYIVQARNTSTNTSQQWTAKSVLLTCPIPQMFPILESGDISIASDINSLLHKVKYKPCLAVLVCMGETKGFPLVGNMREPFPGMISWIAENRSKGISEVPSWTIHLDSDWSESHFNDTDDDIWNYVLPYIKNIQGGTHTLEELEYQIKRWRFAKAHQLISEPYLDIGNGAPLLLSGDAFGLCYLSGNSGGKVENAALSGIAAGHYLAKIVE